The Neovison vison isolate M4711 chromosome 5, ASM_NN_V1, whole genome shotgun sequence genome includes a region encoding these proteins:
- the PCGF2 gene encoding polycomb group RING finger protein 2, whose amino-acid sequence MHRATRIKITELNPHLMCALCGGYFIDATTIVECLHSFCKTCIVRYLETNKYCPMCDVQVHKTRPLLSIRSDKTLQDIVYKLVPGLFKDEMKRRRDFYAAYPLTEVPNGSNEDRGEVLEQEKGALSDNEIVSLSIEFYEGVRDREEKKGPLENGDGDKEKTGVRFLQCPAAMTVMHLAKFLRNKMDVPSKYKVEVLYEDEPLKEYYTLMDIAYIYPWRRNGPLPLKYRVQPACKRLTLPTAPTPSEGTNTSGASECESVSDKAPSPATLPATSSSLPSPATPCHGSPSSHGPPATHPTSPTPTASASGATTAANGGTSNCLQTPSSTSRGRKMTVNGAPVPPLT is encoded by the exons ATGCATCGGGCCACACGGATCAAAATCACGGAGCTGAACCCTCACCTCATGTGTGCCCTCTGCGGGGGGTATTTCATCGATGCCACCACCATCGTGGAGTGCCTGCATTCCT TCTGCAAAACCTGCATCGTGCGCTACCTGGAGACCAACAAGTACTGTCCCATGTGCGACGTGCAGGTCCATAAAACCAGGCCGCTGCTGAGCATCAG ATCTGACAAAACCCTTCAAGACATCGTCTATAAACTGGTCCCTGGGCTTTTTAAAG ATGAGATGAAACGGCGGCGGGATTTCTATGCAGCATATCCCCTGACTGAAG TCCCCAACGGTTCCAATGAGGACCGCGGTGAGGTCctggagcaggagaagggggCTCTGAGTGACAATGAGATTGTCAGCCTCTCCATCGAGTTCTACGAAGGTGTCAG GGACCGGGAGGAGAAGAAGGGTCCTCTGGAGAATGGGGATGGGGACAAGGAGAAG ACGGGGGTGCGATTCCTGCAATGCCCAGCGGCCATGACTGTCATGCATCTCGCCAAGTTTCTTCGCAACAAGATGGATGTGCCCAGCAAGTACAAG GTGGAGGTTCTCTACGAGGATGAACCACTGAAGGAATACTACACCCTCATGGATATCGCCTACATCTATCCATGGCGGCGG AACGGCCCTCTCCCCCTCAAGTATCGGGTCCAGCCGGCCTGCAAGCGGCTCACCTTGCCTACAGCGCCCACCCCCTCAGAGGGCACCAATACCAGCGGGGCATCTGAGTGTGAGTCAGTCAGCGACAAggctcccagccctgccacccttccggccacctcctcctccctgcccagcccagccacCCCCTGCCATGGCTCTCCCAGCTCCCACGGGCCCCCGGCCACCCAccctacctcccccacccccactgcgtCAGCCAGTGGGGCCACCACAGCTGCCAACGGGGGGACCTCGAACTGCCTGCAGACACCATCTTCCACCAGCAGGGGGCGCAAGATGACTGTCAATGGAGCTCCTGTGCCCCCCTTAACTTGA
- the CISD3 gene encoding CDGSH iron-sulfur domain-containing protein 3, mitochondrial, giving the protein MGGSVGAPLRPAAWSCLHTFQKLNQRRYISSWLTRWFHKTPAKSVVAQKTPIKVELVAGKTYRWCVCGRSKKQPFCDGSHFFQRTGLSPLKFKAQETRTVALCTCKATQKAPYCDGTHRSERVQKAEVGSPL; this is encoded by the exons ATGGGCGGCAGCGTGGGGGCGCCCTTGCGGCCTGCGGCCTGG TCATGCCTGCATACCTTTCAGAAGCTCAACCAGAGGCGGTACATCTCCTCCTGGCTG ACCCGATGGTTCCACAAGACCCCAGCCAAGTCCGTAGTGGCCCAGAAAACGCCCATCAAGGTGGAGTTGGTAGCTGGAAAAACCTacagatggtgtgtgtgtggccGCAGCAAGAAGCAG CCCTTCTGTGACGGCTCTCACTTCTTCCAACGCACTGGTCTATCCCCACTCAAGTTCAAGGCCCAGGAGACCCGCACAGTGGCCCTCTGCACCTGCAAGGCTACCCAGAAGGCCCCGTACTGCGATGGCACCCACCGGAGCGAGCGGGTGCAGAAGGCAGAAGTGGGTTCCCCACTCTGA